One genomic segment of Amycolatopsis sp. WQ 127309 includes these proteins:
- a CDS encoding RluA family pseudouridine synthase: protein MRRKLRPPIPPRHGLDPARLKLPAEGDWPTLLAHLVDRLPRETPDRIERMLREERIHGLDGPLGVDTPFEPGSFIWFHRDLPDEVPVPFTIDVVHRDEHLLVVDKPHFLATIPRGKHILETTLVRLRRDLDLPQLSPAHRLDRVTAGLVMFVITPEVRGKYQTLFRDRKVHKEYEAIAPYDPTLELPRTVRSRILKERGVLAAREVPGEPNAETYVELLEHRDGLGRYRLAPSTGRTHQLRVHLSGLGIPILGDDFYPDLTETPLDDFTKPLQLLAKVLDFDDPLTGAHRRFTSGRRLTAWDDLDAWAAPPA, encoded by the coding sequence ATGAGACGCAAGCTCCGGCCGCCGATCCCGCCCCGCCACGGGCTCGACCCCGCCCGGCTGAAACTGCCCGCCGAGGGCGACTGGCCGACACTGCTGGCCCACCTCGTCGACCGGCTGCCGCGGGAGACGCCGGACCGCATCGAGCGGATGCTGCGCGAAGAACGCATCCACGGCCTCGACGGCCCGCTGGGCGTCGACACTCCGTTCGAGCCCGGCTCGTTCATCTGGTTCCACCGCGACCTGCCGGACGAGGTGCCGGTGCCGTTCACCATCGACGTCGTGCACCGCGACGAGCACCTGCTCGTCGTCGACAAGCCGCACTTCCTGGCCACCATCCCGCGCGGCAAGCACATCCTCGAGACGACGCTCGTGCGCCTGCGCCGCGACCTCGACCTGCCGCAGCTGTCCCCCGCGCACCGGCTGGACCGCGTCACCGCCGGGCTCGTGATGTTCGTGATCACCCCGGAGGTGCGCGGCAAGTACCAGACACTCTTCCGGGATCGCAAGGTGCACAAGGAGTACGAGGCGATCGCGCCGTACGACCCGACACTGGAGCTGCCGCGGACCGTGCGGAGCCGGATCCTCAAGGAACGCGGGGTGCTCGCCGCGCGGGAGGTGCCGGGCGAGCCGAACGCCGAGACGTACGTCGAGCTGCTCGAGCACCGCGACGGCCTGGGCCGCTACCGGCTCGCGCCGTCGACCGGCCGGACGCACCAGCTGCGCGTGCACCTCAGCGGCCTGGGCATCCCGATCCTCGGCGACGACTTCTACCCCGACCTGACCGAAACCCCGCTCGACGACTTCACCAAACCGTTGCAGCTGCTGGCGAAAGTGCTCGACTTCGACGACCCGCTGACCGGCGCGCACCGCCGGTTCACCAGCGGACGCCGGCTCACCGCCTGGGACGACCTCGACGCGTGGGCGGCGCCCCCGGCATAA
- a CDS encoding DUF5313 domain-containing protein, with translation MERPGVLRWSGYAVGVRLPDRYGEWVLHDATSKHWRARFVLQRSIGIVPLCLVWLLLPGPIGLRLSLVLMAALVAYFYSCAYMEESIEHRLGRHGFPHDTGRRTRAEAAAAANAEATARYIARYRTPTDG, from the coding sequence ATGGAACGACCTGGTGTGCTCCGCTGGTCCGGTTACGCGGTCGGCGTCCGGTTACCGGACCGCTACGGCGAATGGGTCCTGCACGACGCGACGTCGAAACACTGGCGGGCCCGGTTCGTGCTCCAGCGGTCGATCGGCATCGTGCCGCTGTGCCTCGTCTGGCTGCTGCTGCCCGGCCCGATCGGGCTCCGGCTCTCGCTGGTCCTGATGGCCGCGCTGGTCGCGTACTTCTACTCCTGCGCGTACATGGAGGAGAGCATCGAGCACCGGCTCGGCCGGCACGGCTTCCCGCACGACACCGGCCGCCGCACCCGCGCCGAGGCGGCCGCGGCCGCCAACGCCGAGGCCACCGCCCGCTACATCGCGCGCTACCGGACCCCGACGGACGGTTAG
- a CDS encoding MarR family winged helix-turn-helix transcriptional regulator, which yields MIDLGEDPLKLDRQVCFALSVASRSVIAIYRPLLEPHGLTHPQYLVLLALWERSPRSVKDLGASLRHEPATLSPLLKRLEALGYVTRARSRSDERRLTVELTDQGRALRAEAEKIPYRVVEELGMDLGELEALHAALGRVIAATA from the coding sequence ATGATCGACCTGGGCGAGGACCCGCTGAAGCTCGACCGGCAGGTGTGTTTCGCGCTGTCGGTGGCTTCGCGCAGCGTGATCGCGATCTACCGCCCGCTGCTGGAGCCGCACGGCCTGACCCACCCGCAGTACCTGGTGCTGCTCGCGCTGTGGGAGCGGTCGCCGCGGTCGGTGAAGGACCTCGGCGCGTCGCTCCGCCACGAGCCGGCGACGCTGTCGCCGCTGCTCAAGCGCCTGGAGGCGCTCGGCTACGTCACGCGCGCCCGGAGCCGGTCCGACGAGCGCCGGCTGACGGTCGAGCTGACGGACCAAGGTCGCGCGCTGCGGGCCGAAGCCGAGAAGATCCCGTACCGTGTCGTCGAAGAGCTGGGCATGGACCTCGGTGAGCTGGAGGCGCTGCACGCCGCGCTGGGCCGGGTCATCGCCGCCACGGCCTGA
- a CDS encoding TIGR03854 family LLM class F420-dependent oxidoreductase has protein sequence MLKIRLGVAPAQGSGPAEFAGLAERLEAAGVDSLWLSELVYSPEVDPMIGMAHALARTSKLKVGTGVAILPGRHPVLVAKQLLTLAGLAPKRVLPVFGLRPARKAEHDLFPVPEGRRAAVFDESLTLLRRLLDEDDVTFEGEFFQVQGVTLGPRPAKPLDVWLGGTAPAALARAGRLADGWLGSFHTPAESLAARLAIQRAASEAGREIEEDHFGLSLAVADHGLSPELTAVAARRRPGVPVTDLIATSWPEARRLVEQHIESGLSKFVIRPGHGDFDGFLEKFQSELVPLQN, from the coding sequence GTGCTGAAGATCAGGCTGGGCGTCGCACCGGCGCAGGGTTCCGGGCCTGCGGAGTTCGCCGGGCTGGCGGAGCGGCTGGAGGCGGCGGGCGTCGACTCGCTGTGGCTGTCGGAGCTGGTCTACTCGCCGGAAGTCGACCCGATGATCGGCATGGCGCACGCGCTGGCGCGGACGTCGAAGCTGAAGGTCGGCACGGGCGTCGCGATCCTGCCCGGTCGCCACCCGGTCCTGGTCGCCAAGCAGCTGCTCACGCTGGCCGGCCTGGCGCCGAAGCGCGTGCTCCCGGTGTTCGGCCTGCGTCCGGCGCGCAAGGCCGAGCACGACCTGTTCCCGGTCCCGGAGGGCCGCCGCGCGGCGGTGTTCGACGAGTCCCTGACGTTGTTGCGTCGGCTGCTCGACGAAGACGACGTGACGTTCGAGGGCGAGTTCTTCCAGGTCCAGGGCGTCACCCTCGGCCCGCGTCCGGCGAAGCCCCTGGACGTCTGGCTGGGCGGAACCGCCCCGGCGGCCCTGGCCCGGGCGGGCCGCCTCGCCGACGGCTGGCTGGGCAGCTTCCACACGCCGGCGGAGTCCCTCGCGGCCCGTCTGGCCATCCAGCGGGCGGCATCCGAAGCCGGGCGGGAGATCGAAGAGGACCACTTCGGGTTGAGCCTGGCGGTGGCGGACCACGGGCTCTCCCCGGAGCTGACCGCGGTGGCGGCGCGCCGTCGTCCGGGAGTACCGGTGACGGACCTGATCGCGACCAGCTGGCCCGAGGCGCGACGGCTGGTGGAGCAGCACATCGAGTCGGGCCTGAGCAAGTTCGTGATCCGGCCGGGGCACGGTGATTTCGACGGGTTCCTGGAGAAGTTCCAGTCCGAACTGGTGCCGCTGCAGAACTAG
- a CDS encoding MDR family MFS transporter, with amino-acid sequence MTTPAPTSVKGVGFRSERGPVLIAVMLSTALVALDSTIIATAVPSVVRDLGGFSQFPWLFSVYLLTQAVTVPLYGKFADVLGRRPVMFFGIAAFLVGSVLCGAAWSMPVLIAARAVQGIGAGAIQPMSMTVIGDLYTVEERARVQGYVASVWGVASVVGPTLGGVFAEYLDWRWIFFINLPLGAIAALMLHRNFAERVERKAHKVDYTGAALLTVGCSLVILGLLEGGVAWGWGSLPSVAIFVVGALLLVAFVLVEKRVAEPVLPLWVFTRRVLVGGNLVAVVVGAVLMGLTSYLPTYAQGVLGAGALVAGFAVAALTVGWPLSASLAGKIYLKIGFRDTALIGSVFVIAGGVLVAMLNASSSIWAAAFAAFVLGIGLGLSSSPTLVAVQSVVGWDRRGVVTGTNLFSRSLGSAVGAAVFGAIANATLASRFANPPADVAGKLPPSVDATSLVLGSHEDTPVTRFVRGALADATHYVFIGLLVVAALSVVALLLMPRKTEQLEF; translated from the coding sequence ATGACGACCCCGGCCCCCACCAGCGTGAAAGGGGTCGGCTTCCGGTCCGAACGCGGCCCGGTGCTGATCGCCGTCATGCTCAGCACGGCGCTGGTCGCGCTGGACAGCACGATCATCGCGACCGCGGTGCCCTCGGTGGTGCGCGACCTGGGCGGGTTCTCGCAGTTCCCGTGGCTGTTCTCGGTCTACCTGCTGACCCAGGCGGTCACCGTCCCGCTCTACGGCAAGTTCGCCGACGTGCTCGGCCGCCGTCCGGTGATGTTCTTCGGTATTGCGGCGTTCCTCGTCGGCTCGGTGCTGTGCGGGGCCGCGTGGAGCATGCCGGTGCTGATCGCCGCCCGCGCGGTGCAGGGCATCGGCGCGGGCGCGATCCAGCCGATGTCGATGACGGTCATCGGCGACCTCTACACGGTGGAGGAGCGCGCGCGCGTGCAGGGCTACGTCGCCAGCGTGTGGGGCGTCGCCTCGGTCGTCGGGCCGACGCTCGGCGGCGTCTTCGCGGAGTACCTGGACTGGCGCTGGATCTTCTTCATCAACCTGCCGCTCGGCGCGATCGCCGCGCTGATGCTGCACCGGAACTTCGCCGAGCGGGTCGAGCGCAAGGCGCACAAGGTCGACTACACGGGCGCGGCGCTGCTCACGGTCGGCTGTTCGCTGGTGATCCTCGGCCTGCTGGAAGGCGGCGTCGCCTGGGGCTGGGGCTCGCTGCCGAGCGTGGCGATCTTCGTGGTCGGCGCGCTGCTGCTGGTGGCGTTCGTGCTGGTGGAGAAGCGCGTCGCCGAGCCGGTGCTGCCGCTGTGGGTGTTCACCCGGCGGGTCCTGGTCGGCGGCAACCTGGTCGCGGTGGTCGTCGGCGCGGTCCTGATGGGCCTGACGTCGTACCTGCCGACCTACGCCCAGGGCGTCCTGGGCGCGGGCGCGCTGGTGGCGGGCTTCGCGGTGGCGGCGCTGACGGTCGGCTGGCCCCTGTCGGCGTCCCTGGCGGGCAAGATCTACCTGAAGATCGGCTTCCGCGACACGGCGTTGATCGGCAGCGTGTTCGTCATCGCGGGCGGCGTCCTGGTGGCGATGCTGAACGCGTCGTCCTCGATCTGGGCGGCGGCGTTCGCGGCGTTCGTCCTGGGCATCGGCCTGGGGTTGTCGTCGAGCCCGACGCTGGTGGCGGTCCAGTCGGTGGTCGGCTGGGACCGGCGCGGCGTGGTGACGGGCACGAACCTGTTCAGCCGCTCGCTGGGCAGCGCGGTGGGCGCGGCGGTGTTCGGCGCGATCGCGAACGCGACGCTGGCGTCGCGGTTCGCGAACCCGCCGGCGGACGTGGCGGGCAAGCTTCCGCCGTCGGTGGACGCGACGAGCCTGGTGCTGGGAAGCCACGAGGACACGCCGGTGACGAGGTTCGTCCGCGGAGCGCTGGCGGACGCCACGCACTACGTGTTCATCGGGCTGCTGGTGGTGGCGGCGCTTTCGGTGGTGGCCCTGCTGCTGATGCCGCGGAAGACGGAGCAGCTGGAGTTCTAG